Below is a window of Acidimicrobiia bacterium DNA.
AGGTGAATGTGTCATAGTGATTGAACCATCTAATTCAGTTGTCAAAGATCCAGCGATTACTAATATTGAAGAAGCCTTAAAACTATTAATCTCTAATAGAGTCTCATCAAAAAATTCAATCGAAATCGTCCAACTTCTAAATGGTATAAGTAAAAATGATATAAAAGAGATATATAACACTCTCAAAGGATAAGATAAAGCTATGAACGACCCTTTTTACATTACGACACCAATATATTATGTGAACGATTCACCACATATGGGTGGGGCATACACCACAATCTCTGCTGATGTGGCCGCCCGGTGGCATCGACTATTGGGCGACGATGTGATGTTTCTTACAGGTACAGATGAACATG
It encodes the following:
- a CDS encoding class I tRNA ligase family protein translates to MNDPFYITTPIYYVNDSPHMGGAYTTISADVAARWHRLLGDDVMFLTGTDEH